acgcgttacgcagatcttggtgcctcacGCGTCCATCAtgatttttatacagggtgattcaaaaagaataccacaactttaaaaatatgtatttaatgaaagaaacataatataaacttctgttatgcattacaaagagtatttaaaaaggttttttttttcactcaaaaacaagttcagagatgttaaatatggccccctccagacactcgagcaatatcaacccgatactccaactcgttccacactctctgtagcatatcaggcgtaacagtttggatagctgctgttatttctcgtttcaaatcatcaatggtggctgggagaggtggccgaaacaccatatccctaacatacccccataagaaaaaatcgcagggggtaagatcagggcttcttggaggccagtgatgaagtgctctgtcacgggctgcctggcggccgatccatcgcctcgggtagttgacgttcaggtagttacagacagataagtgccaatgtggtggcgctccatcctgctgaaatatgaattgttgtgcttcttgttcgagctgagggaacacccaattctctaacatctccagatactgtagtccagttacagtagcaccttcgaagaaaaagggaccaaaaactttattggctgaaatggcacagaaaacgttcaccttaggcgagtcacgttcatactgagttgtttcccgcggattctcagtgccccatatacagacattgtgacggttgactttcccgttagtgtggaaagttgtttCATCACTTAACATctattgagcggtcgccatcttagcatcaactgacgctgtcgcctagtcaacagcgcctcaagcgaacaaatgtacaactaaatgaaactttatagctcccttaattcgccgacagatagtgcttagctctgccttttgtcgttgcagagttttaaattcctaaagttgtggtattctttttgaatcaccctgtatttctagtttttactgatttTAACGAAGGCGatattggcctgatatattcgaggatgccctttggctacactggctAAAGgactcttctaagaaataccaattaaggtatttgctctttcaatagttgatctgtttatacatgcttataggttatccaactCTGCACAACGCGATAGCGATTCTTAAATATATGTGTTTGTTCTCTATTTTCTacgtagataacctgaagatgtctaaataagacgaaacgcgtcgttgaaaaataaaaaactaaaattgcaacaagGACTGTTTTTAACCAGTATAGTTtctacgtttttataatttaggacgtcatgatgccgttgcGTCCAAAGACGTTGGATTAATAGCTTTGAAGAGACtgtatctgccctcaagaagaaaccaacagcaggaccgagaagtgtgcgttctccagcgagcCGTATGGAGCCCACGGCATTCAGTTCGCAAGCAAAcaacagtggttggaatgtcccgggaggGTGTTCAAAGAATTGTTATCTGGATTTAAAATTCCATCCGTACAAACAGAAGATGGTGTAACAACTGAAGGACGACGATTATCGGTTACGATTAGGAATCTGACAACAAATGATAAcacaaataaacaatgacgatgaatttctaaacaagttatggatgtcagatgaggcacattttcgtcACATAGTTTATGTCGATAAACAGAACTAACAAACACAAATGCTAATGACATTCATGAGCGCCCTTTAGACGGCATCAAACTGACAGGATGGGTTGGTGTTCCATCAAATGAGATTATCgtaccgtattttttcgcaaatgaacggtGAAACACAACACCTGTCGCTGCCGATCCTTACGTGgagatggttcgaatggctctgagcactatgggacttaacttctgaggtcatcagtcccctagaacttagaactacttaaacgtaactaacctagggacgtcacgcacatccatgccagaggcaggattcgaacctgcgaccgtagcagtcgcgcggttccacactgtagcgcctaggaccgctcggccaccccggccggcacgtggATATGTTACGAACTtccgttacacctgcattgaacaactttgcaAACGTTGGAGTTCCcgggtttcaacaggacggagcgtcATCACAACACTGCATGGCAATCGATGACATAtgcgcgagaattgtttggcaaccgtgtgatgtcacgattcggtaacattcccttaTCCACTTGATCaccatatttatttttttctcaagagcaaagtctacatgaCTCGACGCAGAACGCTGGATGAGTTAAAAGAGacaattcgggatgcaattcacagtatcgcagctgagatgttgcagcggtcattgaggaatctcaacagcagatttcacgaatgtattcgtaaaGCACGACGCCATATGAAGGACGtaattttgaaaaaatgataaatgccatcaacgTTTCTTAAATGaccaagttgtaaggtttcaattactatgaatacaATGTCTTtgcttctagttttattggatcacttctacactactggccattaaaactgctacaccacgaagatgacgtgctacagacgcgaaatttaaccgacaggaagatgctgtgatatgcaaacgattagcttttcagagcattcacacaaggttggcgccagtggcgacacctacaacgagctgacatcaggaaagtttccaacccatttctcatacacaaacagcagttgaccggcgttgcctggtgaaacgttgttgtgatgcctcgtgtaaggaggagaaatgcgtaccatcgcgtttccgactttgataaaggtcggattgtagcctatcacgattgcggtttatcgtatcgcgacattgctgctcgcgtcggtcgaaatccaatgactgttagcagaatatggaataggtgggttcaggagggtaatacggaacgccgtgctggatcccaacggcatcgtatcactagcagtcgagatgacatgcatcttatccgcatggctgtaacggatcctgcagccacgtctcgatccctgagtcaacagatggggtcgtttgcaagacaacgaccatctgcacgacagcagcatggagtatcagctcggagaccgtggctgcggttacccttgacgctgcatcacagacaggagcgcctgcgatggtgtactcgacgacgaacctgggtgcacgaatggcataacgtcattttttcggatgaatccaggttctgtttgcagcatcgtgatggtcgcatccgtgtttggcaacatcgcggtgaacgcacagtggaagcgtgtattcgtcatcgccatactggcgtatcacctggcttgatggtatggggtgccattggttacacgtgtcggtcacctcttgttctcattgacggcactttgtaacAGTGGCTGTTACATTTCAgatacgactcgtggctctacccttcattcgatccctgcgaaaccctacatttcagcaggataatgcacgaccgcatgttgcaggtcctgtacgagcctttctagatacagaaaatgttcgactactgccctggccagcacattctccagatctctcatcaattgaaaacgtctggtcaatggtggccgagcaactggctcgtcacaatacgccagtcactactcttgatgaactgtggtatcgtgttgaagctgcatgggcagctgtacctgtacacgccatccgagctctgtttgactcaatgcccaggcgtatcaaggccgttattacggccagaggcggttgttctgggtactgatttgtcaggatgtgtgcatccaaattgtgtgaaaatgtaatcacatgtcagttctagtataatacatttgtccaatgaatacccgtttatcatttgaatttcttcttggtgtggcaattttgatgggcagtagtgtagtgttATTGGATTCTCATTTTTCTGTGTCTCACTGTATGTACACTGTTCATTTGTTACTCGCGACTAATGACAGTGTAACATCTACGAGTGGTAAGTCACAGAAATCACATAAACAGCATTAGTGGAGTGCGGAGGGATACAAGTTGTAAATTTGCTAACTGCGATTCTTAACTGCCGACAAATCGCAGTTaccgaaaagtagcattcacagaaatgacTGGTACGGAAAATCGCAGTATAGCCCACCGCTACCGAGTTCCCAGAGAGACAGACGGACACGTCTACGGCGCGTTGTCCAACTGCAGCCTCCAGCGGCGCGGTTCTCCAGGGAGAGGCGCGAGGGCGAGATAAGCGCCGGCCCACAGGGGCACCCGCAAGTCGCGACCGCGGCGCCGACTTGCGTGTGCCCCTGTGGCGGGGTTATCGATCTCCCAGTGAGTGGGCCGGCCGTGTTCGGTGTCGCCGCGTCGCAGCAGCTGAGTCCGCCGCTCTGCCCCTCTGGCAGCGCCGCCCTGTCGCGGCCGAGTCCCTCATCTCGCCACCGCTGTCCGCGCAGACACCGCAGCCTGACCTAGTCCACGGTCGCCACGCTCAGCGGGGATGCGAAGAGCCGACGGAACTGGTCACCAATGCCTGcgtcccatatacagggtgttacaaaaaggtacggccagactttcaggaaacattcctcacacacaaagaaagaaaatatgttttgtggacacgtgtccggaaacgcttactttccatgttagagctcattttagtttcgtcagtatgtactgtacttcctcgattcaccgccagttggcccaattgaaggaaggtaatgttgacttcggtgcttgtgttgacatgcgactcattgctctacagtactagcatcaagcacatgtgtacgtagcatcaacaggttaagtgttcatcacgaacgtggtcttgcagtcagtgcaatgtttacaaatgcggagttggcagatgcccatgtgatgtacggattagcacggggcaatagccgtggcgcggtacgtttgtatcgagacagatttccagcacgaaggtgtcccgacaggaaggcgttcgaagcaattgatcggcgtcttagggagcacggaacattccagcctatgactcgcgactggggaagacctagaacgacgaggacacctgcaatggacgaggcaattcttcgcgcagttgacgataaccctaatgtcagcgtcagagaggttgctgctgtacaaggtaacgttgaccacgtcactgtatggagagtgctacgggagaaccagttgtttccgtgccgtgtacagcgtgtgcaggcactatcagcagccgattggcctccacgggtacacttctgcgaatggttcatcaaacaatgtgtcaatcctcatttcagtgcaaatgttctctttacggatgaggcttcattccaacgtgatcaaattgtaaattttcacaatcaacatgtgtgggctgacgagaatccgcacgcaattgtgcagtcacgtcatcgacacagattttctgtgaaagtttgggcagccattgttggtgatgtctcgattgggccccatgttcttccacctacgctcaatggagcaagttatcacgatttcatacgggatactccacctgtgctgctagaacatgtgcctttacaagtacgacacaacatgtggttcatgcacgatggagctcctgcacatttcagtggaagtgttcgtacgcttctcaacagattccgtgaccgacggattggtagaggcggaccaattccgtggcctccacgctctcctgacatcaattgactttcatttatgggggcatttgaaagaactcgtctacgaaaccccggtaccaaatgtagagactcttcgtgctcgtattgtggacggctgtgatacaacacgccattctccagggctgcatcagcacatcagggattccgtgcgacggagggtggatgcatgtatcctcgcaaacggaggacattttgaacatttcctgtaacaaagtgtttgaagtcatgctggtacgttttgttgctgtgtgtttccattctatgattaatgtgatttgaagagaagtaagaaaatgagctctaacatggaaagtaagcgtttccggacacatgtccacataacatattttcttcctttgtgtgtgaggaatgtttcctgaaagtttggccgtaccgttttgtaacacactgtatctgTGACGTTCCACTTTTTCATCACATTTCatccagcatatgcaaaattgtcctggctgggtgcagacaaacgcagagatttgcatctactgccttataaatgcacACTGTCCCTCGTATCTCGCCTCGTCCTTAAAGCCGGGTTCACGCAGGCAACAAAAGTGTCGCCACTGCTAATGGCGAACTGCAGTTGCTTTGTActtgcatgtgtgaactcctagttttcggtggcgccatttaagaagcgcaacttttgtcacgccacaaaacgttgaacttggttctactttgttgcgccattttgccttctccacaatcgaATAACGCCATTCGATTGCTACCTCGCCGCTGGATTCAAACCTTTCTAGTGCGTATTCGTTCGCAGATAGTGCTTTTGTTTGTGCGTTTGCTATTAGTATGTCCAAAAAACTGGTCAACAGCGACAATTATGAGATCATTGGAGGTGTATCAAGAACGAGAATGCCTTTGGAACCACAAAAGCGAATCATACAAAGACACAAATTTGATAGATGCTGGattaattgaaatagtaaacagtatgcgtgaataagtacctggaattgatgtagctacaacaaaattaaaaattcgaagcattcgaaatgcttacatgaatgaaaataaaaaagtgtaaggtgtcaggcaaatccaacactttccatgaaaatcctgacatgataagcaaatccggcagtatgtcacataactccgaataaatcgtgacattaaattaaccaaagtaatacgatcaacgagtgagcaaatggaataccacagactaacacaagaacgcctaaatgcatgtcatacctttccaccatgaaacagacgcagttccgagggaagaaacgagaacagaaaccgagagcagaaccgtgttaagctagaaggccctacgataagggaaggacacccacgtcgccggccgaccgccaagaccacccctcagcccatgttaaaagatagagccctccagaagaacagtatagatcttacgataacactaaaagggccacaccagctgcaagttttagcgtgagagcttttcgcgtctctgttacgttgcaaacgttaaaaacattgccccaccacgaaaagtataacgtttctcattggatagacagaattttgtaggcggagcttaaggttaacatggagaccctgattggtcagttgaaaacacagccagatagcttttttgaaaccaacttcggtaaattgtagtaaggagaagttaggagagagttgcttccgagacggcgaggtgcatggagctgtgccgcccgccgccccctgacgaacaccgacaaggtaatgaacgcacgcgatgtcgcataacagcgcataaagctccaatcagaactgcagaagtctcatctgctacaccccctttttgcgtaatactagtgtcgatcgtcagttaaagctcatggtgttcacatttgccacttgaagtaaaaatctgaaacgcgatgattatatcagccactgtaatttacgacaagttagataagtaattaaagataattgagggtcactgtagaccattttgatagttttctctcttgtgaaacttaatttaaacctagattatagatgtgatatggcataggtcatccttcgatccattgtagaacttggaaacccattcagggaatattcgttcacatttttgttgaacgcagttggtttttaccatcctgtattaaaatatttccttttatcaatagtgcaatttataaacaatgttttgtcagtagaataaaatttccaatggtaaactgctttttcgacatttttaccagctaactgaaaataggaaaaccttgaaccccttctactaaatttagttagtatttagattcttttacagggagtgcagtggagctgacgctgaaatcattaaggatttgattatatcatcgctagtctcactgaactcttctgaactctacatgtcatgtgtggtctggcgtctccttaccagcaacaggccccaggttcagactagtcaattccctaaaaaacacgctcagagcgtcgttgcgcgaaagtggtaggcagacacagaacaggcaccacgcagaatgtttagaaaagtACTGAAATCACTTAAGACTGGTGCGTCTACAGACGGTGTTTATAGACCCAGCCTTGCTTGGTTTGAAGCTGCAGACCGGTTCTTAAAACATGTAGTCGAGAcaagagagacgagaaacactttggTAAACGCAGACCCGAGTCGTTTCAGCTGAGACAGGTGACGTCATTTTGCAAACTGCGCAATTacgaagaatttgtggcgtcctgtgtgaacggcAGCTCACAACCCCACTCCAGAATGAAAGGACTTGTGGCGatactttcgttgcgtgtgtgaacccggcttaacgctcatgtcggaactaCATGACAGAGACACACGTTCCCATCACAATAAAGTCCTCTCTGTTGCACTGCAtggctcagtcaccttctccaagtcctttacagtagcgggaacccgactctggaataacctccctcgttacgttagagaacttaaaaacgtgtccggcttcaaaaaacagttaatgacgtatatACTTAagtaacagtaatgccttcctctgttcatgaatgcacttcaccccattacttccctctttccccctccttaaatctcccttccccaaaactcgctatactagtaaacatctactttacacaccaagatattaatgtacatctgcagaaATTTTCATTACTATAGCcagtttttctcatgtttatcattattatttgattttttacttttattattattcctTTTATCATAATtagtatgtatagcacctgttgtaaaaatactgccagcatttactttattaggtcttagtcataactctttattcatattgtcactcgagtaatctaattttcttatttaaactattgacaTGATGTGTGAAATGccacatgtgtggaacactggtccgatgtaagagacggcctgatggccctaatctgatcacgtgaaataaataaataaatattttggttCTCAATAACTCCTATTCTACGgtactattttctttatttttttactaatatgCGCTATCCTGAAtcaaagtgtagaagaattacatgatctgccgaatggaatgaagaGGCTTATAAATGCACACTGTACATGTATCAtataggaacaaccgaaataaaatgtccaaacgtacaggctaatgagtacagaatatggactgagattaaatcgcagaaagacgaaggtaatgagaactagcagaaatgacaTGGAGagattgaccgtgaccgggccaaatatctcacgaaataaacgtcaaacgaaaaaactgcaaagaacgaaactcgtctagcttgaaggaggaaaccagatggcgctatggttggcccgctacatggcgctgccataggtcaaacgggtatcaactgcgtttttattaaaaataggaacccacatgttttattacatattcgtgtagtacgtaaagaaatatgaatgtttcagttggatcacttttttcgccttgtgatatatggcgcagtaatagtcaaaaacatatggctcacaattttagacgaacagttggtaacaggtaggttttttaaaattaaaatacataacgtaggtacatttgaacattttatttcggtcgttccaatgtgatacatgtacctttgtgaacttatcatttctgagaacccacgctgttacagcgtgattacctgtaaatacaacattaatgcaataaatgctcaaaattatgtccgtcaacctcagtgcatttcgcaatacgtgtaacgacattcctctcaacagcgagtagttcaccatccgtaaagttcgcacatgcattgacaatgcgctgacacatgttgtcaggcgttgtcggtggatcacgatagcaaacatccttcaactttccccacagaaagaaatccggggacgtcaggtccggtgaacgtgcgggccacggtatggtgcttcgacgaccaatccacctgtcatgaaatatgctattcaataccgctgcaaccgtacgcgagctatgtgccggacatccatcatgttggaagtacatcgccattctgtcatgcagtgaaacatcttgtagtaacatcggtagaacattacgtagcattcattgcaccatttagattgccatcgataaaatgggggccaattatccttcctcccataatgccgcaccatacattaacccgccaaggtcgctgatgttccaattgtcgcagccatcgtggattttccgtttcccaatagtgcatattatgccggtttacgttaccgctgttggtgaatgacgcttcgtcgctaaatagaacgcgtgcaacaaatctgtcatcgtcccgtaatttctcttgtacccagtggcagaactgtacacgacgttcaaagtcgtcggcatgcaattcctggtgcatataaatatggcacgggtgcaatcgatgttgatgtagcattctcaacaccgacgtttttgagattcccgattctcgcgcattttgcctgctactgatgtgcggattagccgcgacagcaagtaaaacacctacttgggcatcatcatttgttgcaggtcgtggttgacgtttcacacgtggctgaacacttcctgtttccttaaataacgtaagtatctggcgaacggtccggacacttggatgtcgtcgtccaggataccgagcagcatacatggcacacgcccgttgggcagtttgatcacacagccatacatcaacacgatatcgaccttttccgcagttggtaaacggttcattttaacacgggtaatgtatcaggaagcaaataccgtccgcactggcagaatgttacgtgataccacgtacttacacgtttgtgactattacagcggcatatattacaaagcgagaaaagttgtccaactaaaacattcatatttctttacgtactacacgaaaatgtaataaaaatgggagttcctattttacaaaacgcagttgatatccgtttggcctatggcagcgccatctagcgggccaaccatagcgccatctggtttcccccttcaaggtagacgagtttcgttctttgtagttttttcgtttggtgcttatttcgtgagatttttggcccagtcactatcaatggaccaccctgtataatatgtacaagagccaagagggagtaatgaaagtggacgaccaagaatgaagtgttcggattgaaaaggatgtacGATAGGgacgtagtcttttgcccctaatgATCAGTGTCTACAacgaaggagcaatgatggaaataaaagaaaggtttaaaagtggaactaaaattcaaggtgaaaggatatcagtgatacgattcgctgatgacattgctatcctgagtgaaagtgaagaagaattgcatgaaatAAACAGTCCAGTGAGaacaatatgggttgagagtaaatcgaagaaaaacgaaagtaataagtagcagaaacgagaacagcgagaaacttaacatcaggattgatggtcacgaaatacaagaaagttaaggaattctgctacctagggagcaaaatagcCGATGCTGGgtggagcaagtaggacatcaaaagca
This sequence is a window from Schistocerca nitens isolate TAMUIC-IGC-003100 chromosome 11, iqSchNite1.1, whole genome shotgun sequence. Protein-coding genes within it:
- the LOC126213362 gene encoding uncharacterized protein LOC126213362; amino-acid sequence: MRSLEVYQERECLWNHKSESYKDTNLIDAGLIEIVNILKSLKTGASTDGVYRPSLAWFEAADRFLKHVVETRETRNTLVNADPSRFS